Below is a genomic region from Triticum dicoccoides isolate Atlit2015 ecotype Zavitan chromosome 5A, WEW_v2.0, whole genome shotgun sequence.
aataaattaaaagggtgtttgaaaaaaatatttgaattccattgggaaattttcaattctgaaactttatgcaactcaatgattttcatgagagaagataaaatgacttcttcaaattatatgaaatatgagttgggagtttcaaagaagtaaattcaaagttcttttgaatttattttcaatttggggtTATTTGGGTTTTAATCaaaaaaaatttctccaaaaataaaatatatagaaattagggtaaaatgattccctacaatagaaaattggagaaaaattaatttgaaatcattttggtatttttaaaatgtttttggtggattttattagagcaggagcactgtttgaattattagaatttgtgtgtattttatttaatgccagaaaaatgttcatgtcgtagagaatatttttctgaaaattacgATATATTAtacgcctatataatatttttatttatttgcttttattatttttatttgtctgaaaaatgtaaaaaaaaaactCTCCccgccgccgactgggccggcccaaggcCAACCGCAACCGCAGCCCAGCGCACCAGCGCGCCCCGCTCGTCTCCGACTCCCGCACGGGAGTGCCGCCGCCAGAGTCCCGCCGGACTCCGCGTCCTCCTCGCCTAACCCCTCCTCCACGCCAGCTCCTCCCCCCTTAAATAACGAGGCCCCAGGCCCCGCTCCTCTCCTCCCCGCTGCACGCAGCCGCGCCTCGCGCCGCATCTCTCGCGGCCGGCGAGATCCGCCGAGCTCTGCCTGAAGCCGCCTCTGTCGCCGTCGACGACCACCATCGTCGCCACCACCGCACCCGCCGCccagcgccgcccctccccgtcCACTCCGCCCTCGCCGTAGGCCACCAGAGCCGCCGCTCCGGTcaagcccgagccgccgccgccgtcttctcgGACGCCGACGAAGGCCGCCGCCATCGTCGGGTTTTCTTCCCCCGAACCGGTAATAACCGCCCCAGTTCGCCAGTTTTATTTAGggtttttttctttggttttccgTTTAAAACCGGTTTTTCTTTTAAAACTAGTTACTTAGTAAACGTTCGCTGGTTAGGTATAGAAAATGAACGTTCgccttttagttttttttcttttctgtaatttcggccagggacctagatGTGAATACTTTATTTACAGAATAGTCCCCATTCTTCAAACAAGCACAACttcttactcgtttatccaaatccaacgaaaccaacgctcacgtcttcgttatgatctcctctatccattaatccaactcaaacatgtttttgaaaagtttaaaatttgaattagaccagatttgaattcaaacttcgtttgatcataacttgagttccatagctccgtttgagttgattctttttgcaaatcgaagctcttgacctaaattttctgataaggccaaactcatataattttggtactgttagaaattgttttatgttgcaagagttatttgcttggttttgatgttttccgaatcgttttCTTCGATCTTTctaatcttttgagtgattgcttatgtgcgattactattgcttgcttacgatagattgaccggagtgtgacgagtagagctatcaagatttttgagtgcgaatcatcttcatcaacattgcaggcaagttcacactttgatcataccccctttcatacccagttttattgtattagatcaatcctcaaacattgcatgattaggatctaattaaattgtgggatggaaagtagttgaggtagtacctattacctgtttgttatcaaacccttggaagttactattacgttatgctcatagtgccatgctatgctcgtagacgtggattgggttttgagagtatccatgaccgatgtgagattgttaattaatggtttacttaaggtggcaacttaaacacacatctgggtggattaaggtacctggttattccaagattgcctgtctaggcacctgggtagaccaggattgcctatttttttatggaccgctacccaggctcaaagggatcatgagattattcatactagaaacttccgtgtgcagtcacaagctattatgggctctagcatagttgattaagtcgtgtgaactcttacagtggtagactagcagatgtaggggttgtaggtggtacggtctacccatcgtaaggtgcaaacgcttctgaaagactatgtctcggtcatccgtttctcaaacaccttgtagtgcgagaaatccaacggaggagatcgagtcttgtggggaaaagtgcgcaaacctctatagagtgtataaactaatcatggttagccgtgtccccggttatggacatcttgagtatctagttcttggattatcctgttgatctcatcatgttactttaaattaattttgttgggtttaatgatgttacttaattgggattgagaatgttgtcaaccattctcaatgttcaacaaccaccatgatagttaattaaaatgtattcctttgcagtagggaaaaattggcttttcacaaaaacatataaccatagagcttttccaccagccaaatatgcatgtagtgatagcctttgttcatcattctctatggtgtgaatttgccagtacattcaatgtactgaccctttatggctgcaacgtctcatgttgcaggattatcttacgacgagtaagtgatacgttagggttacgatttctacactcaactttgccgttggtgttgatgggaatccacaacatttgttacttccgctatttggattgaggtaatagtatttacgttattttatacatgtgatttacctctgttataaatcctcgagtactgtgtgtgtcagcataccgattcagggatgacacttaagcacagagacttgatccattcgggtcgggtcgctacaaaatcctaaaaaaattactaatggcgcactgctaggggtgcgccattgctatccaaaaaaaaatactaatggcgcacctctaggtgatgcgccattgctatccaaaaataataatttctaatggcgcaccccgctagggggtgcgccattgctaagcctccccccaCTAAAATCCCCAATTCCCTTTCAATTCTTCCCCTTTctgacccactgcgccgcagccgcccacgtgcCGTCGTGCTCGCCGTCCCCGGTCGTGCTCGCTGCCCCCGCCGCACCCGACCACCACCGCCCCCAACGCCCCGGTGCCTCGCTGCCCGTTGCCCCACCGCCCTCGACCCCCACCAGNNNNNNNNNNNNNNNNNNNNNNNNNNNNNNNNNNNNNNNNNNNNNNNNNNNNNNNNNNNNNNNNNNNNNNNNNNNNNNNNNNNNNNNNNNNNNNNNNNNNNNNNNNNNNNNNNNNNNNNNNNNNNNNNNNNNNNNNNNNNNNNNNNNNNNNNNNNNNNNNNNNNNNNNNNNNNNNNNNNNNNNNNNNNNNNNNNNNNNNNNNNNNNNNNNNNNNNNNNNNNNNNNNNNNNNNNNNNNNNNNNNNNNNNNNNNNNNNNNNNNNNNNNNNNNNNNNNNNNNNNNNNNNNNNNNNNNNNNNNNNNNNNNNNNNNNNNNNNNNNNNNNNNNNNNNNNNNNNNNNNNNNNNNNNNNNNNNNNNNNNNNNNNNNNNNNNNNNNNNNNNNNNNNNNNNNNNNNNNNNGCCGACGACTCCTCCCGCCGCCGGCTCCTCGCACCATCTCCTCCTCCACCGACAACCCCGAGTTCAGGGCCGTGCCCACCATCTTCTCTGCCTCCGGACGCCGCCCCCTCCCCTGTCGTGCAGAGCATCCAGGTGAGACGCCGACGCCCCCCTATTCACCACCCTCCTCGATGATGCCCCCCTCTTCAACACCGGCCACTGCCGACCTGCCTCTGCCTCGTCACCGGACGGTGAGCTCCTCTGCTATGCAAATTTGTCAATTGAAGCGCCTGAATgatgttagcttagcatttgatgatAAATGTGATGTTCTTTCTGTCAGTGTGAAACTCGATGGATAGGGTGTAAGGTTTAATCAGTACATCTAGTCTATTAGGCAGGGGTGCAAAGTTGCAAGCTCAGGAGTTTGAAAAATGAGCCTATTTGGTCTGATGTAAATTTTCTGCTGCACTGGAGCATAATATAATATGGTGCTGACTATATTCTGTTTGGCGTCCTTATTCTTCAGTGGCATAGCTTAAAAGTTATCTGCCTTGGCTCAAATGAAGGTTGTTCGACATcttgaaataagcaaacatgccTTGTGTCAAACCATATTTTAAATCTACAAGCTTGATTTTTCTTCTATCTGCTGTTTTCTCATGCTTTGGCTTGTAAAACTAAATTGGGACTTAGGGCCAGAGTAGATAGAAGGTGCAATCTTGGCCATTTTTTCACATGCATCCGTTTAGACTCTTGAGAGATAGAGCTATTTTATCAATATTTTCCTTTACCACACCAGTATATGTATGACATGAGCTCTTATGTTTTCAGAACATTGAGACTGAACTTAACTAATTCTGATCAAACCATCCCTGGAAGTATGTCTGTGTTGTCTGATTGAATTGTGTGGTGAATGAGACTGCTATTGGTTGGTGGTCACTAGTTGTTATTGTGGTTATGTTTGTAGCAGCAGAGAAGTAATAGCAGAGGAGAGGAGCATATTGATGCATGTGCTGATTGGTCGTTTTTtatatgatgatgaggaggagtatcTTATTTGGCATGACTAGTAATTAACTGGTAGTAACTGATAGTGTGATACCCATCATGCAGACATGCTTTAGGCAGGCTTGGTAGATTTGTCAAGGCAGGcttgatatgcatgcatgcattctttgcttgtttatatACATTCTTGTAAACTGAGCATGCTCATCTATCTAACTATCTATCTACCTGCTTTAGTACGTATTTATGCATTGTATTTTTATTTCATTTGGAAAGTAAAGTTAATGTGAAaggaagagagaaaaagaaagggaGGAAGACAGATGCTTCAGTCAGTCTAAGCCTAGCTTAATTTGAGTGACAACCACCTGCCTGGCTGGCTAGCATGATCATCTTTTACATAAAacaattttcagcaaaggtcatgtctccgaccatcgtgtcgtgatgattttgcaggtaccccgagaggcccttgagtttgctggaatgtcgattaacttccgttccggcaaattcgggtactccatatgtcctattttcagcaaaggtcatgctgaaattttccatgaattttagctaaTCAATTAGTCGTATCCACAGTTATAGACATCTTGAGAATCTAGAAGTGGGAATATCGAGAGATCTCATCACATTTAATTAATGAATCGATTAAATCAACTTTGGGAATAGATTGAGTTGGGGGCTCCATCTCAATAATTATGATAACGGTAgaatgcaaaaattaaacttagaccCTTCCACTAGCCAATGGTATGTAGAGGTAGGACTTTTATTCTCTCTTATGGTGTGACTTGCCAGTATAtttcatgtgctgacctacacggcagtAACTTATCATGTTGCAGATTTGTCCGACGAGGATTAAGATGCGAGGTCATTGTTCTGTACTCAGTTTTGCAAgtcgagttggatggactcattattTTTCTATGCTTCCATGATATTTttctttagatggccttcagccatatttatgTAATAGATACTATATTTGAGGATTATCGATGTAGTAATGTGTCATTGAACTCTGTTATTTCATCGAGTGCTATCTGTGCTAGCAaaccgatccagggactagcacattAAGCACCAAGACTCCGATCCATTCGGATTGAGTCGCTACACGTAACCACTAGCAATCaaattctttcttttcttctcttttttgcaTTTTAGACACCCCCTACTTCCACTTGCTTGTactctttgcaattttctttttcaCGTTCAATTTGCATATTTCTGGGAAAACTAAAACAAGTTAAGTTAGATTAATTTTTCTTACACTCTATGAAAAGAATCCAAACGTAGAAAAGTATTGAATTTAGCAAGGTCTATTTTCTTGCATTATATCCATAATTACAAGAGAAAAGAAGTATATCCTAGATTTGTTTCCCCCGCCATGTGTTGAAAGCCCAATAAGAAATATGCCCTATTAAAGTTCAAGGATGAAATTTTCACTCTAGCTGAAGTTTCATGATATTATTTTTCTTTAATTTCTTATTCTCTTaaaaaaacaataaagaaaataTAGTAATATCAAGAACATATATTCTCAGCAATAAGAACATGCTCATGATAGCACTATACTTCGCTACCACCAAATCATGGACCTTACTTATATGTGTCATAGCTTGTACcatcttctcatcatttttaaAGATTACCCGCAAGCCATGCTATTATAAATTGCATTGGCTGATgcaacatctttccaaaaaaaattCTGATCACATCATTTATGCCGTCCTCGATTCATGATGTACCATCTTCCCATTGTTTTTTCCTGTTACAAAAATAACATTTAGTTTGATCTATGTGGGACTTTAAATTGGGAGGCCAACTGAATTTTGTATGTCGAAGATCGAGTCCTTGATCTCAAATGCAGCCTGTAGCTTGGGAAAGAAAAAAAGTTTTTTATATTAAAGGATTATGTTTAGTTGGTATCTATGCGGGTCATTAAGCTGAGAGACCCATTACAATTTTTCGGCTACAAAGATCAAACGGCTATGATTCCTTAATTTATGAAGGTCCACCAGGTTAATGGCCGGCATATTCTAATTAACATGGGATTTTCTAGTGTATTTCCCCATTTTTTACCGCATCGCGCATTTAGTATGTAACAGAAGATTTGCATCTTTTTAGGGAAACCAAAAAAGTTAAGTTAGTTCATTTTTTTCTTACACTATGAAAAGAGTCCAAATATAAGTAATGCATTGAATTTACCAAGGTCTATTTTCTTGCATTAGATCCAAAATTACAAGAAAAAGAAACATATCCTAGATCTGTTTTCCCTGCCATGTGTTGAAAGCCCGAGTAGAAATGTGCCCTATTAAAGTTCGAAGATTAAATTTTCACTCTAGCTGAAGTTTAGTGATGAAAATGATGTCTTTTTTTTCAATTTCCTATCCTCCGCAAAATTTCCGATAAAGATAATATATTAATACCAAGACGATATATCGTCGGCAACTAGGATGTGCTTGTGATAGCACTATATTTAGCTGCCATCCAGTCATTGACTTTACTTTCATATATGTAAATAGCGTGTACCATCTTGTCATCAACTTTAAGTAACACGCGCAAACCATGCAATTATAAATTCGGTTTGCTTTCTGACTTTACTTTTATATGTCATAGCGTGTACCATCTTCCCATTTTTCCGGATGTAGGAGCAATCCTATATCTAACTTTGAAGATCGATTTTTCTGATTGTCTAATCCTATCCTGCCTTATTTCTTAGTGGCCACGCGGGGCTGCGAGCTTATAAATAACGCTGCTCTCTTGGTACTCCTGCTACCAATGTTCCATTGAGACACACCTGACGGATGAGTTCAGGAACCTGAAAAGAATCGACCTTGTGATTGAGGTATGCACATACTACCTATGCGTTCTTCTTTCAATTTGAGTGAATTCTCTGCTCAAACGAAACTGGCACTGCTATACTGTCATGTGCTACGCTTTACCTACATATGTTTCATATATTCTCTTATTTAGATTGACTGAATACTGAGAACGGAGCGCTAGTTCAGTGGCTGGAGTTCGCATTGCAGTGGCAACCCGCTTCTGACTCCGCTAGGGTGCTATCCGCAATTAAAATCATGGAGAATTCTCATCTTCCACCTAATTAACAGACAGTTATGGGAGTGATTCTTCTCCCTTTAGCCGACGTTTCTTATTACCGGAAAAAAAATTCACCAACTTAATTGGTACGTGTAGAAACGGCACTCGACCGACCGTTTTATTCATGGCATCAAGCAAGAAATAAACCACGGCCTTGTATGGATAAGCCCAAGCTTGGGTTATTTTCCCATTCTAACATTGTGAGAACCAAGAAATAAACTGAATAGCAAATGTGAATCACCTTACAAATTAAACCCGCGTCAATTTTGTCATCTCACTAAATTTAATTGTATAGATACATGCATATCTAAGTTACTACCTCAATATATGTTCATGTTTTTGCAGCGCCAGGCATATTGGGTTCATAGTTGGCTGCCTACATAACTATTAGACACGACATCATGGACATGCTGGCAACTAAAACCACATGGTTGGCCATAGCTCTCTTTTTCATAACTGTTGTAGCCACTAAGATTTCAAGATGGAAAAGCAATATCCATCATTTGTCCACAAGACCACTTCCACCTGTGGTGAATGTCCTTGCTCTCTTACCTTCACTTTTTAAAAAGGGTTTTGGGGTTACAATCAATGATCTGTACACAAGGTACGGCAGTGTATTTACAATAAATTTGCTTGGGCCAAAGATAACCTTGTTGGTTGGACCAGATGTCTCGGCTCATTTCTTCCAAGGGCTGGAGTCAGAGATTAGCTTTGGTAATTTTGCCGAGGTTACTGTTCCCATCTTTGGCCAGGAAGTTTTGTATGGTGTAGATGCCGCAACTCGCAGTGAGCAAGTAAACCTCATGCTTGATATACTAAAGCCATCCAAGTTGCGAAGCCTCGTTGATCCCATATTTCAAGAAGTAGAGGTACATTTAAAAGAGCCCTTCACTTTATTTTGACCCCCTCTATCTTTTATTCAATATATCACTATTTAAGTTTTTTGGTTTCATATATTCTCCAATACACATCTTCTAGAGGCAGTTTGCTTGGGTAAATTCCCTTAAACTAAGTACATACATAAGTTGACTATACATGTACTAAATGTGTTTTCGCAAGATGGCGTATGTGCTGGACCTGGTTTTGGCATTTGTCATTAGTTTTAGATGTAAGATATAGATGACAAGAGTAGTGATACCATGCATGTACGTTGCACCTGACTGATGACTTTCTTATACTAAACTAAGTACGTTGCAATTAATACACTCTTCGAGAGGTGGTTTTCTTGCGTTAATTCCCTTACCTAAACTAAGTCTGTACTTAATTTGACCACATGTGTTCCCGGAAAAAAGCAATATACATGTAggacatttttttagaaaaggaggatgaccccggcttctgcgtctgggagatgcatgcggtcattttattgattattctcgagtaccttacaaagtagaacaacaatatgcctgaatccaccatcttagcaacatctgccgctactcctatccatttgatgaaggggtgcaagtcgggccacatacccagacctcttacctaagcctaacatctaaagccggagggcCCGATCGAGCCATCTACCTGGTCTGGGGCACAAACCGGTCCGACAcatcacatgtgtcgtcgccgccatcttccactggtccatcttcagagcagattgaggtgtcaaccttggcaggtcctccatcatcgacgccaccacgacaccAAACGACGTCCTCCACCTACACGAGCCTTGGCAGGTCTTCCGCCATGGACGCCACCATGAGCCAAAcaacgacctccacctacgcggGTCCATCTCCAAGCAAAGGACGTAGATCCATGCTAGGATAGGTccgcaccaccgccgtcgtccaccAACCACATGCGTCACCCAACCCCAAGGTTCCCATAGCGACGCCTTCAAGACGGGAATGGCGCCATGAGCGCCGCCGTCGCCCAACAAAGTTAGGGCTTTCGCCCGGGAAACCTGGGGGAAGGGGAAGTGAGGAGACCAGTCCATACCaatgcctccaaggaggggaacggcgCCCTAGGCGTCGCCGTCGGCGCGGCAGGCCATGGCCAGCTAGGGATTTTGCCCGAACTAGGTCCTCGTCACCAGCAGCGCCTCCTGTAGAGAACCGGCGACCAACGGAAGCGCGGCCCGACCAGGCTGGCCCGCACGCCAAACAAGGGAGGAGGGGAGGCGCCAGATCATGCGCACCAACCGCCGTAGAAGCCGCCAACAACCATCGGGATCCCGCCGCCCGCGCGGCCATGACGCCAGATCCACTGCCCGCACGGCTGCTCGCCGGAACTTGCCATGCCTCGCCAAAGGAGCCGCCGCTCTAGATCTGAAACTCCCCACGCAGAGGCAGGGCAGCCGagaccccgccgccaccatccttggcgTGCCAGGCTTGCCCGGCAgctgcctcaggcggcggcgaggaggtgggACGAGGTGGGGagggggccgcggcggcgcggctagggttCCCCCGCCGCCACCGGGAGAGGCGACGCGGGGGTTGCGAGAGGAGGGGTCGCGGGCGGTGAtgagattgcatacatgtaggacaTGTGCATATGATAGCAACGATGATGCAGATAAGGATATAAAATGATGGGTCGTACGTGGTCAACTCAGCCGACAAGACAAGTCTAAATTCTTTATTTTTAGGGAAGATAGGTCTAAACTCTTTGTAGGACAACACACTAGATTAGCAAGATGGTGTATGTGCTGGACCTGGTTTTAcattatcattagttttggatagaagatacatgcatgtgacAAGAGTAGTGATGAAATGCATGTGAGCTGCACTTGACTGATTGCTTTCTTATACTACTACGCAGGCCTACTTTGCAAAGTGGGGACAAGATGGCATAGTTGATCTTAAACATGAACTTGAGCAGGTGCTCATGTTTATCTCAAGTCGGTGCCTACTTGGATATGAGGTTCGGGAGATGATGCTAAAAGAAGTATACTCATTGTTCCATGAACTTGAGAACGGCTTAAACTTTTTCAGCTACTTGTTTCCATATTTTCCAACCCTGACAAACCGCCGACGCAATAAGGCACACATTAGGCTGAAAGAAATATTCACCACAACTATCAGGTCACGCAGGAGTTCTAGTCGTGTCGAGGAGGATGCACTACAGAGGTTGATGGATTCCAAGTATAAAGATGGTCGCTCCATAACGGAAGGAGAAATTTCCGGCATGGTCATGGCCCTCATATTTGCTGGAAAACACCCAAGCTCTAGCACTAGTATATGGACTGGAGCTTTTATGTTGAGCAACACCAAGTTCTTAATAGCTGCCATGGAGGAGCAAAAGCATATCCTTAGCAAGTACAAGAACCAAATAGGCTATGATGCCTTGTTAGAGATGGATACCCTGCATAGATGCATCAAGGAGGCGATTAGGATGCATACACCAGCACAAATGTTAGCTCGCAAGGCACATAAGAAATTCAAGGTGCAGACCAAAGAAGGCAAGGAATATGACATACCTGGAGGGCATAATGTTGTAATCCCTACGGCATTCAACAATAAGTTGGCACACGTTTACAATGACCCTCATGTGTATGATCCGAATCGGTTTGGTCCTGGAAGAGAGGAGGACAAAGTTGGTGGTGAGTACTCTTTCACAACATTTGGTGGTGGAAGGCATGTTTGCCCTGGCATGGCCTTGGCTTACCTGCAAATTAAGGTGATATGGAGCCATCTACTAAGAAACTTTGAGCTCAAGCTAATATCTCCTTTCCCCGATGCGGACTTGAGAAAGATGGGCCAAGAGCCTAAAGGAAAAGTAATGATAAGTTATAAGAGACATCAACTGTTGCACTTATAGCCATTGATAAAGTAGTAATACTAATAATCATACCTAGTTAGTTTAGTGTAAGAATTTGGGTATGGAAAGGTTCGTCCCGAAGAAGGTTTTCCTGCTATCTCCAAATTCAGTTAGACTTGATTTCTTTTACTCCAAGTTGTAAATTGGCATTATAAGCCTTCATATGATGATTAGTACATGCATCCAAGTTGAATCTATTTTCACTACCtcgtcttctctctcctcttcccctTGTGTTGCTGTGCCAAGGATGCCTATAACGGTTCGTAAAGCATAAATTGCTAatagatgcatgcaaggcatacttCCACACCTTGCAAGAGGTGCATGGAGACTTTATAAGACATCTCAAACAATAAATTATATGAAGCACTTCATGGAGACTAACTATAAGACATTTCAAACTGTAAACTATATGAAGAGGTGCATGGAGACTTATTAGACATTTCAAATCATAAATTGTCGATAAATGTATGAGACATATTTCCACACTTTGCAAGTCCACCACAAGATAAACACACAGAAAACAATGATTCTATCCTattcactaaaaaaatacactgaacaaatatttgagttacgagtataACAACAGGCCAATTATAGGGTATGACATGCCACCGCGACTCTACCCTATTAGTAAGAAAAATTATGAGGTGTGATACATGTCTCTGGCTAACTTCATGCTGATGTATTCATGTGTGTGTGTTCTGGTCCTAATGTTTGCGTGAGAACCGACAAGATTTCGAGTCGTACAACTAGTTTGTATTAGATGGTACTACGTACATTGCTATGGGAATTTGTGGACAAGAGTTGATGCAGTGATAATCATGAAAGGAAACATATACTTGTTAA
It encodes:
- the LOC119297269 gene encoding obtusifoliol 14-alpha demethylase-like, producing MDMLATKTTWLAIALFFITVVATKISRWKSNIHHLSTRPLPPVVNVLALLPSLFKKGFGVTINDLYTRYGSVFTINLLGPKITLLVGPDVSAHFFQGLESEISFGNFAEVTVPIFGQEVLYGVDAATRSEQVNLMLDILKPSKLRSLVDPIFQEVEAYFAKWGQDGIVDLKHELEQVLMFISSRCLLGYEVREMMLKEVYSLFHELENGLNFFSYLFPYFPTLTNRRRNKAHIRLKEIFTTTIRSRRSSSRVEEDALQRLMDSKYKDGRSITEGEISGMVMALIFAGKHPSSSTSIWTGAFMLSNTKFLIAAMEEQKHILSKYKNQIGYDALLEMDTLHRCIKEAIRMHTPAQMLARKAHKKFKVQTKEGKEYDIPGGHNVVIPTAFNNKLAHVYNDPHVYDPNRFGPGREEDKVGGEYSFTTFGGGRHVCPGMALAYLQIKVIWSHLLRNFELKLISPFPDADLRKMGQEPKGKVMISYKRHQLLHL